Proteins encoded within one genomic window of Triticum aestivum cultivar Chinese Spring chromosome 2D, IWGSC CS RefSeq v2.1, whole genome shotgun sequence:
- the LOC123055413 gene encoding 26 kDa endochitinase 1-like: MKPYMPTVLRPPRVVAILAVVLAAALATAVNAQQCGSQAGGATCANCLCCSKFGYCGSGDAYCGAGCQSQCSGCGPTPPGPSPGGGVSSIISRDLFERLLLHRNDCQEARGFYTYDAFLAAAAAFPSFGTTGSTETRKREVAAFLGQTSHETTGGWPAAPDGPYAWGYCFKQEQGSPGSYCEPKPEWPCASGKKYYGRGPIQLSWNYNYGPAGRAIGVDLLNNPDLVAADATVSFKTALWFWMTAQANKPSSHAVITGQWTPSGTDNAAGRVPGYGVITNIINGGLECGRGQDDRVANRIGFYKRYCDVLGVGYGNNLDCYNQRPFNSGLSMGLATE; encoded by the coding sequence ATGAAGCCATACATGCCCACGGTACTGAGACCCCCTAGGGTGGTGGCCATCCTGGCCGTGGTCCTGGCGGCGGCGCTCGCCACAGCCGTGAACGCTCAGCAGTGCGGCTCCCAGGCTGGTGGCGCGACGTGCGCAAACTGTCTCTGCTGCAGCAAATTCGGGTACTGCGGCAGCGGCGACGCCTACTGCGGTGCCGGCTGTCAGAGCCAGTGCAGCGGCTGCGGCCCCACCCCTCCCGGCCCCAGCCCCGGCGGGGGCGTGTCGTCCATCATCTCCAGGGACCTCTTCGAGCGGCTCCTTCTTCACCGCAATGACTGCCAAGAGGCCCGCGGGTTCTACACGTacgacgccttcctcgccgccgccgccgcgttcccGTCATTCGGCACCACGGGGAGCACGGAGACGCGGAAGCGGGAGGTGGCGGCCTTCCTGGGGCAAACTTCCCACGAGACCACTGGCGGGTGGCCCGCGGCGCCCGACGGACCGTACGCCTGGGGCTACTGCTTCAAGCAGGAGCAGGGCTCGCCGGGAAGCTACTGCGAGCCAAAGCCGGAGTGGCCGTGCGCGTCGGGCAAGAAATACTACGGTCGCGGCCCCATCCAGCTCTCATGGAACTACAACTATGGCCCCGCGGGGCGTGCCATCGGGGTGGACCTGCTCAACAACCCGGACCTGGTCGCCGCGGACGCGACGGTGTCGTTTAAGACGGCGTTATGGTTTTGGATGACGGCTCAGGCGAACAAGCCGTCGTCCCATGCCGTGATCACAGGCCAATGGACCCCGTCGGGCACGGACAACGCTGCTGGTCGGGTGCCTGGGTACGGTGTCATCACCAACATAATCAACGGCGGGCTCGAGTGCGGTAGGGGGCAGGATGACCGTGTTGCTAACCGGATCGGGTTCTACAAGCGCTACTGCGATGTCCTCGGCGTTGGCTATGGTAACAACCTCGACTGCTACAACCAGAGGCCGTTTAACAGTGGGCTCTCGATGGGGCTTGCCACTGAGTGA